The following coding sequences lie in one Fusarium poae strain DAOMC 252244 chromosome 1, whole genome shotgun sequence genomic window:
- a CDS encoding hypothetical protein (BUSCO:37277at5125) — protein sequence MATTDAISPEQDRQGQRRRPFSTWVKKLTNFKSDGERQKRQKKRSHKKNNPYPESGQIGNGVTNGTSACTFTTTTGTSNTSANQSARTSREDQAPPTIGGRSCAGTVLTDHEASRSLMAPSHRASSVAGTSRTIGGGVDSRRGGDSTFSSPAPSVRSLTTTLTTIQSMAPNGPGQPHHHTSQNQGTSQSIQFSQPFPTTGAPASAIPAHLAPSGNPTTYTSATANNLLTDNASILTLASSSKRRRRRSLDTDASVRALAPSSLWGGSRESLPLSVLSANIDPMGMPPTPGIHGNPRLGTERTSIYSATGVGPAISGDRNSYYAKQGDAASIRSGLLGHGRAESVSGSIGGLSSPLATPREVYNENVEYEKEEREITPMASRTKEG from the exons ATGGCGACAACCGACGCGATATCTCCAGAGCAGG ACCGTCAAGGTCAACGCAGGAGACCATTCTCAACATGGGTAAAGAAGCTTACCAACTTCAAATCCGATGGTGAACGCcaaaagagacaaaagaaGCGCAGTCACAAGAAAAACAACCCATATCCAGAATCTGGTCAGATTGGCAATGGTGTCACCAACGGGACAAGTGCATGCACATTCACCACCACTACGGGCACAAGTAACACCAGCGCGAACCAATCCGCCCGAACATCCCGAGAAGACCAGGCCCCACCGACAATTGGGGGCAGGAGTTGTGCTGGCACCGTCTTGACCGACCACGAAGCCTCACGTTCGCTTATGGCTCCGAGCCATAGAGCAAGCTCTGTCGCTGGCACAAGCCGGACCATCGGTGGAGGAGTCGATTCCAGGAGGGGGGGAGACAGCACATTTTCAAGTCCAGCGCCATCTGTCCGATCTTTGACAACAACTTTGACCACGATTCAGTCCATGGCACCCAACGGCCCAGggcagcctcatcatcatacCTCGCAGAACCAAGGAACCTCGCAGTCTATTCAGTTCAGCCAACCCTTCCCCACTACGGGGGCGCCTGCATCTGCCATCCCAGCTCATCTTGCTCCTAGCGGCAATCCAACTACCTACACCTCTGCGACAGCCAACAATCTCTTGACCGACAATGCATCCATCCTCACGTTGGCGTCATCAAGCAAGCGCCGACGCCGACGTTCTCTGGATACCGATGCGTCTGTCCGTGCTCTCGCTCCCTCATCTCTTTGGGGTGGCAGTCGTGAAAGTCTACCGCTTAGCGTTCTTAGCGCAAATATTGATCCAATGGGCATGCCTCCTACTCCTGGTATTCACGGTAACCCTCGGTTGGGAACCGAGCGAACGAGCATATACTCGGCCACGGGCGTTGGACCTGCCATTTCGGGTGATCGCAACAGTTACTATGCCAAACAAGGAGACGCTGCCAGTATTCGAAGTGGATTGCTTGGTCATGGGCGAGCCGAGAGCGTGAGTGGTAGTATTGGTGGTCTGAGTAGTCCGTTGGCTACTCCTCGTGAGGTGTACAACGAGAATGTCGAATATGAGAAAGAGGAACGTGAGATTACCCCTATGGCTTCCAGGACTAAGGAGGGATGA
- a CDS encoding hypothetical protein (BUSCO:19584at5125) yields the protein MIIRQLPQDVVDKIKSSVNITSLNGVICGLIANSLDAGASKVNISIDYARGNCTVEDNGSGIPPEEFKDGGGLGKLHHTSKFPTRSSVHGKHGDFLASLATFSLLTITSHHERHISHNTIAVHNSRVLARQLPAPPESRLVNFDHGTRTTIRDLFGNMPVRVKQRAVFSEKPALDKEWSKLTRAVVGMLLAWPSSITVSLRHAATQRELRFRPPEKLDITSRTSRLLTQAGFADSSDVDAWVPISASCGPISVKGCICTNPVATRRSQFISLGISPITNEFGTDVLYEEVNRIFSNSSFGVIDGEDVDRGASPKLDEFTGRELRSHKGIERWPMFYLKITTSSLEGISNPDQLGSHGQTLSAIIDLLKATCYGFLKKHQFRPRKVQIRTDESLFSTARTLGRSKKPTSSNSSRASSVASVSRSKSVAARIDSPFEGWHRVKVGRATPLSSTSKATDVCTKTREPHSSDRLVGEGGKLLRKPFDISSPEPEDEPSGFSKTTSTFRSDIRTVNSETSDSNTSSGNAGRVIQKQDKQPSKWLQGVIDSWENPVFQSVQALIPCIDGSTSDQLHACSRNNHNGSHVRLGAGSMNLNGKISRHALTHATTIAQVDRKFILVKLSLESVKPGSSILERQSSALVMLDQHAVDERCQLEGLMLEYFTTDPLTNQALPRIEPLGRPIVFEVPQEEWSLLEQHRGYFAAWGIAYQTPPSSHRHRVVVIGLPPSIIERCRLEPRLLIELLRTEAWRSVDSSIPLVRPATAAPDKPLISRFNGCPRGILELLHSRACRSAIMFNDILTIQQCEELVARLSRCAFPFQCAHGRPSMAPLVDLGNGGTFGGWQETEKQKNVSWKSWLEAS from the exons ATGATCATCCGACAACTTCCACAGGATGTCGTCGATAAGATCAAATCATCGGTTAACATCACGTCCCTGAATGGAGTAATCTGCGGTCTCATCGCCAACTCTTTGGATGCTGGCGCTTCCAAGGTCAACATCTCGATCGATTACGCCAGGGGAAATTGTACCGTTGAGGATAACGGGTCCGGAATCCCACCTGAAGAATTTAAAGATGGCGGGGGACTCGGGAAGCTCCACC ATACATCCAAATTCCCTACGAGGTCATCGGTTCATGGGAAACACGGTGATTTCTTAGCCTCCCTTGCAACATTCTCTCTTTTGACCATCACGTCTCATCATGAAAGACACATCTCTCATAACACCATCGCAGTCCACAACTCTCGGGTTCTGGCTAGACAGTTGCCTGCACCCCCTGAGTCACGACTTGTCAACTTTGACCATGGAACTCGCACTACAATCCGAGATCTATTCGGCAATATGCCAGTCAGGGTCAAGCAAAGAGCTGTCTTCAGTGAAAAGCCTGCTCTGGATAAAGAATGGTCAAAGTTGACTCGAGCTGTTGTGGGCATGCTTCTTGCATGGCCGTCGAGTATAACTGTGTCACTAAGACATGCAGCTACACAACGTGAACTTCGATTCCGACCTCCCGAAAAACTCGACATAACATCGAGAACCTCTCGTCTCCTTACCCAAGCCGGGTTTGCAGACTCAAGTGATGTCGATGCTTGGGTACCTATTTCAGCATCATGTGGGCCGATTTCTGTCAAGGGATGCATTTGCACTAATCCTGTTGCCACGCGTCGTTCTCAATTTATCAGCTTGGGAATTTCTCCAATTACCAACGAGTTTGGTACTGATGTACTTTACGAAGAGGTCAACAGGATCTTTAGTAACTCTAGCTTTGGCGTCATTGACGGTGAAGATGTTGATCGTGGTGCTTCGCCAAAGCTAGATGAGTTTACTGGTAGAGAGCTACGAAGTCACAAAGGCATTGAGAGGTGGCCCATGTTCTATCTGAAGATTACAACGTCTTCTTTGGAAGGAATTAGCAATCCAGACCAGCTGGGAAGTCATGGCCAGACGTTGTCTGCGATCATTGACCTCTTGAAGGCGACATGTTATGGGTTTCTCAAGAAGCATCAATTCAGACCGCGGAAAGTCCAAATAAGGACTGATGAATCTTTGTTCTCGACGGCGAGGACGCTGGGCCGGTCTAAGAAACCGACATCGTCGAATAGCTCCAGAGCCAGCTCCGTTGCCTCGGTATCTAGATCCAAATCAGTCGCAGCACGAATAGACAGCCCCTTTGAAGGATGGCACCGAGTGAAAGTCGGAAGAGCAACGCCGCTTAGTTCCACTTCAAAGGCGACGGATGTTTGCACAAAGACGCGAGAACCCCATTCCTCTGACCGCCTTGTTGGTGAGGGTGGAAAGTTGCTGCGTAAACCGTTCGACATATCCTCCCCTGAACCAGAAGACGAGCCAAGTGGCTTTTCCAAAACAACCAGTACCTTCAGATCTGACATCCGCACTGTCAACTCTGAAACAAGTGACAGTAACACAAGCAGCGGTAATGCCGGTCGAGTTATACAGAAGCAAGACAAACAGCCCAGCAAATGGCTCCAGGGTGTAATCGACTCTTGGGAAAATCCCGTTTTTCAATCTGTGCAAGCATTAATACCATGCATCGATGGCTCGACGTCAGATCAACTCCATGCGTGCAGCAGGAATAACCATAATGGCAGTCATGTTAGGCTTGGCGCTGGATCTATGAACCTCAATGGGAAGATTTCCCGTCACGCACTCACTCATGCTACTACGATAGCGCAGGTTGACCGCAAATTTATCTTGGTCAAGCTCTCTTTGGAAAGTGTGAAACCCGGGAGTTCTATACTCGAAAGGCAGAGCTCAGCACTAGTCATGCTCGATCAGCACGCGGTCGATGAACGATGTCAACTCGAGGGACTCATGCTGGAGTATTTCACCACCGACCCTTTGACTAATCAAGCATTGCCCCGGATAGAACCTTTGGGCCGGCCCATTGTCTTTGAGGTTCCACAAGAGGAGTGGTCTTTGCTAGAACAGCATCGCGGATACTTTGCTGCTTGGGGCATTGCATACCAGACGCCCCCATCCTCGCATCGCCACAGAGTCGTGGTTATCGGGCTTCCGCCAAGCATCATCGAGCGCTGCCGTCTAGAACCTCGATTGCTGATTGAACTTCTGCGCACGGAAGCTTGGCGCAGTGTTGATAGCAGCATTCCACTAGTGCGGCCAGCAACAGCTGCTCCCGACAAGCCCCTGATATCACGTTTCAACGGGTGCCCAAGAGGTATCTTGGAGTTGTTACACTCCAGAGCCTGCAGAA GTGCCATTATGTTCAATGACATTCTCACAATTCAACAGTGCGAGGAACTTGTCGCTCGCCTCTCACGTTGCGCATTCCCGTTCCAATGTGCACATGGCCGACCCAGTATGGCACCGTTGGTTGATCTTGGAAATGGAGGGACGTTTGGTGGTTGGCAAGAGACGGAAAAGCAGAAAAATGTATCATGGAAGAGCTGGCTAGAGGCATCGTGA
- a CDS encoding hypothetical protein (SECRETED:SignalP(1-23)), which produces MRSVKSLLLWSLASFSAPAAALAFPPLFHEARQVQDTSSLAKRAADKPKTPKYFVEAGRNIELGHYDGRFFQSKVSYEEHRFVLRDLIRSYLFTMNSFGVETWIAHGTLLGWWWNGQIMPWDYDLDVQISNSTMQWIGDNLNRTEHSWNYTDSASGEFISKKYLLDVNPHHVDIDRSDGRNIIDARWIDMQNGMYVDITGLREREVDRPGIWSCKNKHRYRSQDLWPMRITEFEGVKARVPFNFNKILVDEYDTKSLVTESWAGHRWDHDNKIWVKENEEEAKQRKLGAVDRHLAEAAANPTPKKETAEPAP; this is translated from the exons ATGCGCTCCGTAAAGTCGTTACTCCTTTGGAGTCTTGCTTCCTTCTCTGCGCCAGCCGCTGCCCTCGCATTTCCCCCACTATTCCATGAAGCTCGACAAGTCCAAGATACTTCGTCTCTCGCAAAACGCGCCGCCGATAAACCAAAGACACCAAAATACTTTGTCGAAGCTGGTCGCAATATTGAACTCGGTCACTATGACGGCCGTTTTTTCCAATCAAAAGTCTCATACGAAGAGCATCGCTTTGTTCTCCGAGACCTGATTCGAAGCTACCTATTTACTATGAATAGTTTCGGCGTCGAAACATGGATCGCTCACGGAACTTTACTTGGTTGGTGGTGGAACGGCCAAATCATGCCCTGGGACTATGATCTTGACGTTCAAATCTCAAACAGCACTATGCAGTGGATTGGCGATAACCTCAACCGTACCGAACACAGCTGGAACTATACCGATTCTGCTTCAGGGGAGTTCATATCCAAGAAATACCTACTGGACGTCAACCCCCACCACGTCGACATTGACCGTTCTGATGGGCGAAACATCATCGATGCTCGTTGGATTGACATGCAGAACGGCATGTACGTTGATATTACCGGCCTGCGCGAGCGCGAGGTGGATCGACCAGGCATCTGGAGCTGCAAGAACAAGCATAGATACAGAAGCCAGGATCTATGGCCTATGCGCATCACCGAGTTTGAAGGTGTCAAAGCCCGTGTGCCCTTCAACTTCAATAAGATTTTGGTTGATGAATATGATACCAAGAGTTTGGTCACCGAGAGCTGGGCAGG CCACCGATGGGATCACGATAACAAGATTTGGGTCAAGGAGAATGAAGAGGAAGCAAAGCAGCGCAAGCTCGGTGCCGTTGATCGTCACCTGGCCGAGGCTGCTGCTAACCCAACCCCCAAAAAAGAGACAGCTGAGCCAGCTCCTTGA
- a CDS encoding hypothetical protein (TransMembrane:4 (i41-64o76-99i132-151o584-605i)), whose translation MKETTQPELRNLMGSESVSDLHCDKSGDSLQQSSPSWLRRVGFAIPLLIIPIAYTILLAMMGHVHRTKQSSFGDTILEVVSIASTLWPILFAAVLGPLLKTVALFRAERGSTLGSLEFLLTSQTTASALKNFVTMGWIGSWAMVVLTVWSLSPLGGQAALRSLHRQQNPIWKKTPAAYHLGNNKSEIFQYYRDGLSTYDGLSGTQSSTSDMETVFSASFSTQDVLISHANSSSPRYNDTIVDLGGKWEASRSGRRDLWRNVRIPFIELLPAYRSDDPNAWIPVPNDEIVPHASLVGLPIRNGSLEGAGNSTMVVHFHYITLSCGKAFNGSQWVSKDSKALWYHNTSSHVPLYEQYQDAGMGDRNIWLDLPNSSTTMEHFNVAVDVEPQSKLQLVMGGECWHKKPGLEQLDTESTSTLRVCDMSTTYVDMEVVCSRLAVDADLVCQANRVRHAPSYPIKGNLTALSNIRLSEQILIELTYMGARQGIKRPTILEMYLRDPLGIFQRSNGGFSIDYDTTNQGGCFTSLPPEIFEKRLAAALNTIIMASYPFRTLTGGEDQSFQQWQETTALWTEFDRDIYVLDKPWFITTIISTLIMIICAVANIIIRQRIKAPDFLDNIAGLTRDSQFIDLPDSGSGKSGSDQLATIKNVSVRICDVYPEREVGRIALTTELNSSKLEWERNYS comes from the exons ATGAAAGAAACTACTCAGCCTGAGCTGCGAAACCTCATGGGGTCTGAAAGCGTCTCTGACCTTCATTGCGATAAATCCGGGGACTCACTTCAGCAGTCTTCGCCATCGTGGCTTAGGAGAGTAGGTTTCGCCATACCCCTTCTCATTATTCCAATTGCATATACCA TTCTCCTCGCCATGATGGGTCATGTCCATAGAACGAAACAGTCCTCTTTCGGTGATACGATACTCGAGGTTGTCAGTATCGCTTCTACGTTATGGCCTATCTTATTCGCCGCAGTCCTCGGTCCACTGCTCAAGACTGTCGCACTATTCCGTGCCGAACGAGGGTCAACACTAGGCTCCCTGGAATTCCTATTGACTAGTCAGACTACAGCATCTGCTCTGAAGAACTTTGTAACTATGGGTTGGATCGGTAGCTGGGCTATGGTTGTGCTTACAGTATGGTCCCTTAGCCCTTTAGGAGGCCAAGCCGCGCTCCGTTCATTGCATCGTCAGCAGAATCCTATATGGAAAAAAACTCCAGCAGCATACCATCTTGGTAACAACAAAAGTGAGATCTTCCAGTATTATCGCGATGGGCTGAGTACGTACGATGGCTTATCTGGCACGCAATCCAGTACTTCCGATATGGAAACCGTTTTTTCTGCCTCGTTCTCAACACAAGACGTTCTGATTTCTCACGCCAATAGCAGTAGTCCTCGATACAACGATACcattgttgatcttggcgGAAAATGGGAAGCTTCGCGCAGTGGACGCAGAGATCTCTGGCGGAACGTCCGCATCCCTTTCATCGAACTATTGCCAGCATATAGGAGCGATGACCCAAATGCCTGGATACCAGTTCCTAACGATGAAATCGTCCCGCACGCTTCGTTAGTAGGACTCCCCATCAGAAATGGCTCACTCGAAGGGGCAGGAAACTCAACCATGGTGGTCCATTTCCATTATATAACTCTTTCGTGTGGGAAAGCTTTTAATGGTAGCCAATGGGTCAGCAAGGACTCGAAAGCGCTATGGTATCATAATACCAGTTCTCATGTTCCTTTGTACGAGCAATACCAGGATGCAGGTATGGGAGACCGGAACATCTGGCTTGATCTCCCGAATAGTTCAACGACTATGGAGCATTTCAATGTCGCAGTAGATGTTGAGCCACAGTCCAAGTTGCAACTTGTCATGGGTGGCGAATGCTGGCATAAAAAGCCTGGTCTGGAGCAACTAGATACAGAAAGTACCTCAACGCTCAGAGTCTGTGACATGAGCACTACATATGTCGACATGGAAGTTGTTTGCAGCAGATTAGCAGTCGATGCTGACTTGGTATGTCAGGCTAATCGGGTTCGACATGCGCCTTCGTATCCGATCAAGGGCAACTTGACGGCACTTTCAAATATCAGGTTATCTGAACAAATCCTAATCGAACTGACATATATGGGTGCAAGGCAAGGTATAAAAAGGCCCACCATTCTAGAGATGTATTTGAGGGATCCTCTAGGAATATTTCAACGCTCTAATGGGGGATTTTCTATTGATTATGACACGACAAACCAAGGCGGATGTTTCACCTCTCTTCCACCAGAGATTTTCGAAAAAAGACTTGCAGCTGCACtaaacaccatcatcatggccTCATATCCGTTTCGTACGTTGACTGGTGGGGAGGACCAATCTTTTCAACAGTGGCAGGAAACGACTGCATTGTGGACAGAATTCGACCGGGATATCTACGTGTTGGACAAACCGTGGTTTATCACGACAATAATTTCGACATTGATAATGATAATTTGCGCTGTTGCCAACATTATTATTCGTCAACGCATCAAGGCACCCGACTTTCTGGATAATATTGCCGGTCTTACAAGGGATTCTCAATTTATTGATTTACCTGATAGCGGCAGTGGGAAGAGTGGTTCTGATCAACTGGCAACGATTAAGAATGTCAGTGTTCGGATTTGTGATGTTTATCCGGAGAGGGAGGTTGGAAGGATTGCTTTGACAACGGAACTGAACAGCTCGAAATTGGAATGGGAGCGAAATTACTCTTAG
- a CDS encoding hypothetical protein (TransMembrane:12 (i63-83o103-124i131-149o161-179i191-212o224-246i299-321o341-358i363-381o387-410i422-442o454-475i)): MATSSDRDQEKGFDERSEMKDISGGNTVHDAAGHGHTATDAYGNALVQFDPAAERRLRWKLDLYTVPTVAVLYLFCFIDRANIGNARIAGMGADLGLQGYDYNKILSVFYISYILCEIPATVTCKWMGPGWFLPATSLAFGIVSVATAFCKTQAALCGVRFLLGIFEAGMLPGIAYYLSRWYKRSELTFRLSLYMVMAPLAGAFGGLLASAILKLNHFGGLHEWRMIFAIEGVITIGLSLISFVTLTDRPETARWLSQEEKELCIARVKSERLAQTEVVDGIDRIKLWRGVSNPITIQIAFIFLFNNITVQGLAFFLPTIVGTIYPDYSIVQKQLHSVPPYAVGAVFALVFPAISWWVDRRQIFIIMSAPTVIIGYAMFLGSETANVRYGACFLIASTCMVLGTMTNAHISANVVSDTARSSAIGLNVMFGNIGGLIATWSYLEKDKDNYPIGNGLNCAAGCIIFIVSISGYLWMKWDNRRRDKKNVEQELAGLSPEEIANLDWKHPGHRWHS, encoded by the exons ATGGCTACCTCTTCTGATAGAGACCAGGAGAAGGGGTTTGATGAGAGGTCTGAGATGAAGGACATCTCTGGTGGCAACACTGTTCATGATGCTGCTGGTCATGGTCACACTGCCACTGATGC CTACGGCAACGCTCTAGTTCAGTTTGATCCAGCTGCTGAGCGTCGACTACGATGGAAACTCGACTTGTACACTGTTCCCACCGTCGCCGTCTTGTACCTATTTTGCTTCATCGATCGTGCCAACATCG GTAACGCTCGCATTGCTGGTATGGGAGCCGATCTCGGCCTCCAGGGCTACGATTACAACAAGATCCTCTCCGTCTTTTACATCTCATACATTCTCTGCGAAATTCCAGCCACCGTCACTTGTAAATGGATGGGTCCCGGCTGGTTCCTCCCGGCCACTTCTCTCGCTTTCGGTATCGTCAGTGTTGCCACGGCCTTTTGCAAAACCCAGGCTGCTCTCTGCGGTGTTCGCTTCCTTCTCGGTATCTTTGAGGCTGGCATGCTTCCCGGTATCGCCTACTACTTGTCTCGATGGTACAAGCGCTCTGAGCTGACTTTCCGCCTGTCGCTCTACATGGTCATGGCTCCTCTGGCTGGTGCCTTTGGTGGTCTCTTGGCCAGCGCTATTCTCAAGCTCAACCACTTTGGTGGTCTTCACGAGTGGCGAATGATCTTTGCTATCGAGGGTGTCATCACCATCGGTCTTAGTCTCATTTCCTTTGTCACCCTCACCGACCGACCTGAGACCGCCCGCTGGCTCTCacaggaggagaaggaactTTGCATCGCCCGTGTAAAGTCTGAGCGTCTCGCCCAGACCGAAGTCGTCGACGGTATTGACCGAATCAAGCTCTGGCGCGGTGTCTCCAACCCCATCACTATCCAGATTGCCTTCATCTTCCTtttcaacaacatcaccgtCCAGGGTCTCGCCTTCTTCCTCCCCACCATTGTCGGCACCATCTACCCCGACTACAGCATTGTCCAGAAGCAGCTTCACAGTGTTCCTCCTTACGCCGTCGGTGCCGTATTCGCTCTCGTCTTCCCTGCCATTAGTTGGTGGGTTGACAGGCGACAGATCTTTATCATCATGTCTGCTCCCACCGTCATCATCGGCTACGCTATGTTTTTGGGATCCGAGACTGCCAATGTTCGATACGGTGCTTGTTTCCTGATTGCCAGCACTTGTATGGTTCTAGGTACCATGACAAACGCTCATATCAGTGCCAACGTTGTCAGTGATACCGCTCGAAGCAGTGCAATTGGTCTCAAC GTCATGTTTGGTAACATTGGTGGCCTGATCGCTACTTGGTCCTACCTCGAAAAGGATAAGGACAACTACCCTATCGGTAACGGCCTTAACTGCGCTGCTGGATGTATCATCTTCATTGTCAGTATCTCTGGATACTTGTGGATGAAGTGGGATAACCGACGACGCGACAAGAAGAACGTCGAGCAAGAGTTGGCCGGCCTGTCTCCTGAGGAGATTGCTAACCTCGACTGGAAGCACCCTGGACACAGATGGCACAGCTAA
- a CDS encoding hypothetical protein (TransMembrane:5 (o15-35i56-73o93-110i122-144o156-177i)~BUSCO:41770at5125) — MAIIEGWLPPTRENYNTILTVWQIAYPVIGSMQWLTKWYGMGKTSVSSRLNLPGRIGWLTMEAPGALTLMYLMKVLPEQHGIDDLPWQNKVLAGLFVIHYSYRAVMFPFLQPSMSPLHIAVWSLAFSFQMFNATCLGSWLAAYGPVTEAEWSSQSSILQFSAGILIFYLGLSGNFFHDEELRDIRRREMQRQERIKLEQNGNGNQYSKGAEKHYQIPQAGLFRYVLFPHYLCEWVEWAGFWMAAGWGCGPARAFLVNELFSMFPRAVRGKRWYVERFGEDKVGKKWAVIPGVW, encoded by the exons ATGGCTATTATTGAAGGGTGGCTACCACCCACACGGGAAAACTACAATACCATCCTTACTGTTTGGCAGATCGCTTATCCGGTG ATTGGTTCAATGCAATGGCTTACCAAGTGGTATGGCATGGGCAAAACTTCAGTCTCCAGTCGTCTTAACCTGCCAGGCCGCATAGGCTGGTTGACTATGGAGGCCCCGGGTGCCTTGACACTGATGTACCTGATGAAAGTTCTTCCTGAACAACATGGAATCGACGATCTGCCATGGCAGAACAAGGTCCTTGCGGGTTTGTTT GTGATTCACTACTCTTACCGCGCGGTCATGTTCCCCTTTCTCCAGCCGTCCATGTCGCCCTTGCACATTGCGGTGTGGTCATTAGCTTTCAGTTTTCAGATGTTTAACGCGACATGCTTGGGGTCATGGCTTGCAGCTTACGGACCTGTCACTGAAGCAGAGTGGTCATCGCAGTCATCCATTCTGCAGTTCTCGGCAGGCATTCTAATATTCTATCTTGGCCTGTCTGGAAACTTTTTTCACGATGAAGAGCTCCGTGATATCCGGCGCCGGGAGATGCAGCGGCAGGAGCGCATCAAGCTGGAGCAGAACGGCAATGGAAACCAGTATAGCAAGGGAGCGGAGAAGCATTACCAGATTCCGCAGGCGGGCCTGTTCCGGTACGTGCTGTTTCCACACTACCTGTGCGAGTGGGTAGAGTGGGCTGGGTTCTGGATGGCAGCGGGTTGGGGATGCGGGCCTGCGAGGGCGTTTCTCGTGAACGAGCTGTTTTCAATGTTCCCTCGGGCAGTGAGGGGAAAGAGATGGTACGTGGAGAGGTTTGGAGAGGACAAGGTTGGGAAGAAGTGGGCAGTTATCCCGGGAGTTTGGTGA